GGCCTAAGGATGCTCCACGCTTGAACAAGATCGTCTCAGCCAAGGTTGCGCGCGGTCTGCACTTCCCGGTCATCCTCGTGTTCATTGCCTTCGTGGTGTTCCACGTGTTCCTCGTGTTCACGACCGGGATGCGGCAGAACCTCAACCACATGTTCGCAGGCACCGCCGATACCTCGTGGGTCGGTTTCTGGGGCTTCGTGATCTCGACCGTGATCGCCATCGGTTTGACGGCGGCCGCGACCACGCCGGTTCTGCGGCCGATCGCCGCAACCCACGGCAAGGTCACGACGCGTTAGTTCGCGGTCGCGTGAACTAACGCGATGATTTCTGCAAGCCGCGCAGGCGTCATACCGGTGAGGGTTTCGCGGATGATGAGCCCGTCGCGTCCGGTGATCGCCGCGGTGTGTGGGATGCCGAGGGTCGCCAGCCCCGCGTTGACGGCGGAGGTTGTTCCGGGTGTTGAGTCTTCGATCGCGATAACCCGCTCTGCAGGTAGCTCTAGCCCCGTGGCTTCACGCAGCAAGCGTAGACCCTGAAGGTAGGGTTCAGGTTCTGGCTTGTGCGGATGCACCGTGTCTCCCGTGACTATCGCCTGGAAGGGGTTGTGTCCCAGCACCTCGATGAAAGCGCTCGAAAGAGGCGTCTCAGACATCGTGACCAGCGCTTGCGGAACACCCGCCTCGCTCAGCGCCTCAAGCAGTTCGCGGGCGCCTGGCCGCCACGGGATCCCGTGTTCGCGCACACCGGCGGCAACCGCGGTGATGAGGTGGTCGATGATCTGTCGAACAGACAAATCGAGCCCGGCATCTCGCATCTTCGCAGCCGCAGTGGGTAGGGAAGCGCCTACGAAATCCTCGACGTCCTGCTGCGTCCACGGGGCGCCCGCCCGCTGCATGAGCGAGATCTCAGCGCGGCCCCACAGCGGATCGGAATCGATGAGGGTCCCGTCCATGTCCCACAAGACTGCCGCTGGTACCTGATTGCTCACGTTTCACTCTCACTTGTGCTGTAGCCGCCGACGCGGTGGTGTGGTTCCCGTTCGGCCTGCCCCAATTCTAGTGAAGGCAAAGCCTATGGGAAGGCCCGGTTAAAGCTCTGCGGGGGTATGGGATGAATTCCCATACCCCCGCAGTCGCTGGTGGCGAAGCGCTAGTCCACGTTCGTGATCCTTATGCGCTGATGTGCCAGCGTTCTCTTGCCAATGATTCAGTGCAAGTGGTTACTTGCCTGGGATCACCTGTGCGCGAGAACCCTTCTGCTTGTCGTTGCCACCCTTGAGGTTGCCGGTGCGGTTGTTCAGGTGCAGAACCAGGAGATCCTTGGCTGCGTCATTGACCAGAACTGGTGCGGCCGAGCCCTGAACCGAGGTGACGAGCAGGCCGTCGGTGCGGTTAGCGATAGCTGGCTTGGTTGCATCGAACTCGATCCAGTCGGTCTCATCAACCGCGGCGAGGCGGCCGTCCTCGTCAACGTTGTAACGGGACCACGAGCTGACCTTGTAACGCAGCTTTGAGGCCTCGTCCTTGGTGAGTCCAAGTTCCTTGAGGGCTACCGGGAATACTGCAACGTTCGAATCGAAGGTTGCTGGGTCCTGGTTACCAACGAGGTCATTGACTGGACGCAGGTCGATGTCCTTACCGGTGTCCGAGTGGACGGTAGCTACGAGGTCCAGATCGAGCGTGTTGATTCGAGTGTTGAACATCTCGTAGTCAGCCTTGCCGTCACCGTCGATGTCGAGCTCGATGTTGAACTCGGTTGCGGTGGACATGCGTGCCCAGTTGCCCCACGTGGAGATACCGATACCCAAGACCGCGTCATCCAAACCGGTGACTGGTGCGGTCGTGGTTGCACCTACGTACTGCAGGTCCATTTCGCGGCCGCCTGGAACCTTGTCGAGCTCCTTGCCCTGTCGGTCAGAGGTTGCACCGAGTTCGAGGAGCGCTGCCTTCGAGATGAAGGCCTCGTTGCGGGAGCCGGAGTCGGCGTCTGCGCCGCGGAAGCGGACGGTGCCGCGGTCGCCGCGTACCTTGGCCAGCTGAGCGGTAGCGTTACCGGCTGGCTTAGGTGCCGAGGTGACAGGGACGCGCAGGGTTGGCTGGGTCGAGGAGGTGAACTCGACGCGGCCGGTGGTGTCTGCAACGTATGCACGTGGCAGGTCCATCTGCATCGCGTCCATGGTTGGGTCCATGGTGCGGGTCATCGCGTTCTTATCGAAGGACACGGTGACCTTGACGTGTGCGACGCCCTTGGAAGGAACCGAGACGCGGTCCTTATCGAGGGAAACCTTGACACCCTTCTGCTGGGTTGCGCCCTTGTAGGCGACGTTGTAGGTCTGCGCACGGGTGGTCAGGTTGCGCACCTCGATCGTCTTGGTGACGGAATCGGTGTCCTTCACAACCTCAACTACACCGAAGTTCGCGGAGACGAGGTCCTTGCGGTCCTTGTCGTAAGCGATGACCGGGGTCTTCAACGCAGCATCAGCCATGACACGGCCGGAACCAACACGGTTAGGGCTGTAGATGTTCTTGCCCTTCTTGATGTCGGCTGCCGCGGTGTTCATCACGATGTTCTTGATCTCGGTTGGGCTGTAGTTGCCGTTAGCCGCGACCAGCGCAGCAACACCTGCGGTGTATGGGGTAGCCATCGAGGTACCGGTCATGGTCAGAGCGCCGTTACCCATCGCGACACCTGCGGAAGGAATCGAGGTACCTGGTGCTGCAATGTCTGGCTTCACAACGGAATCCGAGCCGTGCAGACCACGCGAAGAGGACGCAGCCAGGGTGTCGAGAGCGTTCGTGTTGATCGACATCGAAGACGTCTTATCAGGATCAACGGTGACCTCGAGCTCGCCCTTCTTAGCGGCATCGAGCAGAGCCTCGGAGCCGGACTTAGTCAGCTGAACGCCTGGGATCTTCGAGTTACCGGCGATACCGGCGGAGAAGACTTCGTTAGGGGCGTCCAAGACAATGCCTTTAGCTCCTGCGGCGGTTGCGTTGTCGAAGCGGGCCTTGGAGCCGCATTCGAAGGTCTCACCAGTTGGGTCATCCGACCAGTGCAACCATACCCACTTGCCCTTCAGTGAATCATCGCCGGTGAGCGCGGAGCAACCGGTGGTCTTAGGGCCGGCCTTAGGGACGACAACCTGACCGGACTCTGGCTTCTCCCATGGGTAGGAGCCGGAGAGCTGGCCTGGGTAGTCCTTAGCGAGGTTCTTAGGCTTGGTCACAGTGATCGCGTCAGCCGCGGCCTGAGAACCCACCGAGTTAGCGACGGTGAGAGCGGATGCGGCAACGCCTGGCGCGCCACCGATGTCGGTGATGTCGCCGGAGTTACCGGAAGCGATGACGGTCAGGATGCCTTGATCGGTGAGCGCGTTGACCATGTCTGCTTCAGGGTCATCGGCCGGGCTGTTGGTCGAGCCCAGCGACATGTTGACGATCTGTGCACGGTCAGAGAAGTCGCCGTCGCCGTTCGGGTCGAGCACGCGGTCGAGTGCCTCGCCGACAACGTTGGTCGAGCCTTCGCAACCGAACACACGCAGGCCAACGATGCCGGCTTCCGGAGCGGCGCCCGGGCCGATGCGCATAGCGTTGACGAGGTCATCGTTGAGGGACTGGTAGTCGCCGCGGAAGGTCTTGCCGTCCTTATCGACGCCGTAGCCGGCAGCGGTTCCCGCTACGTGGGTTCCGTGGCCGCCGATTTCGCAGTCAAGCGGGTTGGAGTCTGGCTGAGGCCAGGAGAAGAAAGAAGCCGCGTTATAGTCATCGCCAACGAGGTCCCAGCCGCCCTTGTACTTCTTAGGGTCGTAGAGGCCGGACTTCGCGGATGGCATGTCGTTGGAAGCCTTAGCTTCCTTGTAGGCTTCCTTGGTGCCTGGGCCACCGAAAGCTGCGTGGGTGTAGTCCACGCCGGAGTCGATGACAGCGATCGTGACACCCTTACCGGTCTGGTGCTGTGCCGCCCAAGCCTGGACTGCGCCGGTGTCGATGACGGTGCCCTTGTTTTCACGGGTCTTCGGGATGATCGCGGAGATCTTCACGACGTCGTCACGCTTTGCGAGATCACGCAGACGGCTCGCTTCACCCTGGAGGGCTACACCTGGCAGAGCGTTCGTGGTCTTGTAGAGGACCTTGGACTGGGACTGCTGTGCAGCCGAATCAGCCTTGGACTGGATTTCCTTGCGGACCTGGCGGACCTTAGCAACGTTCTTGACAGGGCGCTTCTTGCCGGTACGAACCTGGACTGGCTGGGAGAGTTCGTAAGCACCCTTGCCAGTGAACTGAACGTAGACGGAAGCCTGACCTTCCATGTCGGCCAGTGAGCCCTGGATCTTCAGCTTGGCCAGCTTGTCTAGGTCAAGGTCAGAAGGCTTGAGCTTATTCTTATCTACCTTGTCCTTGCTCTGGCTGAGCGAGTCTGATTTGGCTGCTGGGTTCATAAATGACGATGCGTTAGCGGCTGGGATTGACCCCATAGTTAACGCAGCACCCACAGCCAGCGCGGCGGCACCGCGTGCAACGCGGCGCGTTTTGCTGTTTTTCAAGAGAGCTCCTCAAGAGTGCTTTGAGTATTGTGAATAGATTTGTGTTGATGGGAACAAGGCTGTGAACATCATGTGCGTAATGTCACATCAACACTGATGAGATTTCTCTAAACCGCGAGTAATGTCAAGGCGAATTTATGATTCTATGCAAAGGCTATGAAAAGGCTGTGGTGTAGCCAAGATAGTTTACGTGTCACTTTTATCAAAAACCCCGACTTTCCAGGTTTTTGCCTGTGAAGCCTGAGAAAGCCGGGGTTTATTCGTATACGAAATGTTGCAAGAACTTTTTGCTCACAAACAGCTCCCGCACAGCCTCGTATTAGAGTCAGCGCAGCCCGCCCTGCCACAAGGCATCGAACGGAAGCTGCGAAGACACCCGCTGGTGGATGCCGCGGGTCACGAAGTCCTTGGCCTCGCGTGCCGCGTCAAGTGGGGAGCGGCCCCGAGCCAGCAGTGCGGCGACGGCGGCAGCCAATGAGCAACCGGCCCCGGAGACTGCGTGATCGCCGACCTTAGGGGTCGCGAGAACCTCGAATTCGCCTCCGTTATAGAACACATCCACAGCGTCCGGGCCGTCCATACGGACCCCACCCTTGGCGAGTACCGCGGCACCAGACTTTTCATGGATGACCTGCGCGGCTTTCTTGAGGCCCTCGATATCCGTGACCTCAAAACCGGCCAGGGTTGAAGCCTCGAACAGGTTAGGGGTCACGAACGTAGCCTTCGGAAGGAGCTTGGCAATCAAAGCCTGGTCAGTATCCAAAGCCGCGCCCGGCTCCTGGCCCTTGCAGATCAGCACCGGGTCCAAGACGACGTTGTCCCACTCCTGGCGCTCGAGCGCGCCCGCGACGGTCTCGATGGTCTGCGGGGTGCCCATCATGCCGAGCTTCACGGTACGTAGCTTGCCCTCATACGAGGTCTGCGAGGCCTCAAGCTGGTCGGCAATCACCTGCGGATCGATCGGTACGAAACGGTGGTTCCAATCATCCTTCGGGTCGAAAGAGACGATGCACGTGAGCCCTGCGATACCGAAAACACCGAGCTCCTGGAACGTCTTCAGGTCAGCCTGGGCGCCCGCACCGCCGGTGGCCTCAGAACCTGCGATGGTCAATACGATGGGAGGATTCTCAAAACTCATAGTCATATCGTAAAACCACGCACAGTCACGATCCGGCAAACCAGTCACTGGTCGTGCCAAAATAGGTCGGGAACTTTCATGTTTCGTAGCAACCCGGTGGTGGCAGGACCGGGCCGCGCAACACCATTCCGTTGAAGGAGAGCTATGCCTACCCGGCCCGAAACCAACCCTGCCAATGAAACCAACCCGGCTAGTGACACCAACGCTGCCCAGGACGCCGTCTTCGCCAGCCCCGTAACGGAGGCGACCCGTGAGCGGCGGGCGGTTTTCGCATCGACCGGTTCACGTTTCTATCCCACCATTTTGGCCCTCATGGGCCTCGTGTTCGTGCTCAGCAACATTGGCGCGAGCAAGGGCGTTGAACTGTTCGGGTTGGTGACCGACGGCGGATTCTTCCTCTTCCCGCTGGCCTACATTCTGGGGGACGTGGTCTCCGAGGTCTATGGGTGGAAAGCCTCGCGCCGGGCCATCATCACAACCTTCATCTTCGGTGCGCTCGCGGTGCTGACGTTCCAGGCGATCATCGCGCTGCCTGCCGCGAGCTTCTATGAGGGCCAGGAAGCGCTCGCAGCGACCTTGGGGCCGGTATGGCAGATCGTGCTCGCCTCCCTTCTAGGTTTCATGGCGGGCCAGCTTTCGAACGCGCTCATCATCGTGTGGCTCAAGCGCCGCCACGGCGAGCGCGGTCTGTTGTTGCGCATCCTGGGTTCTTCGGGTGTTGGTGAGGCGCTGGATACGCTGATTTTCTGCTCGATTGCCGCCCCGGTGATCGGGATCGATTCGTTCGGGGTGTTCCTGCAGTACTTTGTGATTGGTTTCTGCTGGAAGCTCGGTGTGGAGGTCGTGTTCTCGCCGGTGACGGTTGTGGTGATCAAGCTGGTGAAGCGGTATGAGCCGAGCTACCCGAAGAATAACGACGTCACGGCCGCCTAGCCCTCTGCCGCTGAGTTAGCTGGGCTGTTGAGTTAGCTGGGCGGCTTAGCTGGCGGGCCCGTCGGGGGAACCGTGGCCTCCGTAGTAGTTGCTCAAGACGGTGTGCTTGTACGCCTCGTAGGTTCCGTTCTCGATCGCTTCGCGGGCGCGGTCCACGAGCCTCACGGTGAAGGCGAGGTTGTGGATCGAGATGAGCGTGTGGCTGAGCATCTCTTTCGCCTTGTAGAGGTGGTGGATGTAGGCGCGGGTGTAGGTGGTGCAGGTCGCGCATTCGCAGCCGGGCTGTAGTGGGCGGAAGTCTTCGCGGAAGCGTCGGTTGGAGAGGTTGTAGCGGCCGTAGTCGGTGTAGAACGCCGAGTTGCGGGCTACGCGGGTAGGAGAGACGCAGTCGAAGGTGTCCGCGCCGTTTTCGATGGCCCACAGCACATCGTCTGGTTCGGAGATGCCCAGCAGGTGGCGCGGCTTATTCTCGGGTAGTTCTTCGGCACACCAGCCCACGATGGTCCCGAGGTGTTCCTTCTCGAGTGCTCCGCCGATCCCGAAGCCGTCGAAAGGCATAGCTGCGAGGTCTTGGCAGGCTTGGCGGCGCAGGTCTTCGTATTGGGCGCCCTGGATCACGCCGAAGAGTGCTTGGTATGGGCGGTGGGCGCGTTCATCGGTGAGGCGGAAGTGTTCGATGATGCAACGTTCAGCCCAGCGGCGGGTCCGTTCGAGGGATTCGATCTGGTACCGGCGGGAATTGTGCAGCGTGGTGAGCTCGTCGAAAGCGAACATGATGTCCGCGCCGAGGCCGTGCTGCACCCGCATCGAAATCTCGGGTGTGAAGCGGTGTTTATCGCCGTTGATGTGGGAGGTGAACCACACGCCGTCGTCATCGACGTTAGCCATGCGTTCATGCCCGGGCGCTACCGCATCGTCGGCGCCACCACCCACGGCGGCGCCGTCGGAACCCATGTCGATGACCTTCTTGAAGCCTGAGCCGAGGCTCATGACTTGGAAGCCGCCCGAGTCGGTGAAGGTTGGCCCATCCCAGCCCATGAAGTTCCCCAGCCCGCCCGCGGCGTCCACGATCTCATGCCCTGGCTGCAGATAGAGGTGGTACGCGTTGGAGAGTACAGTTTGCGCGCCAAGCTCTTTGACGTCGCGCGGGAGCACGGCCTTGACGGTGGCTTTGGTGCCGACCACCACGAACGCAGGCGTGGCGATGTCGCCATGCGGGGTGCGGATCACGCCGGTACGGCCGCGCCCATTGGCCATGCGGGTGCCCACGGTGAAACCGAATTCGGACTGCCGCTCATGCCCCGCTGGAAGCTCAGGCTTGACGTAATCAGCCGAGGGCGCGTGGCTGGCTGCAGCGGAGCGCTTGCTAGCACGAACCGAGCGCTGGCTAGAACCAACCGAGCGCTTGCTAGTTCGATCGGAATGTGGCGTGCTGTTGGGCGGCGTGGCGTTCAGCGGCGTGTTGGTGGGTGGAGTGGTGTTCACGGGGTTCTCCTGATGCGGCGCGGATGATCGGTAGCTCGCGTTCGATCAACGCAATGAAGTCGGGGCGTTCGCGCTCAAACGCTAAACGGTATGCGGTGGTGACCATGAGCGACTTCAGCCGGCTCCACCGGAATTCGAGCTCTAGGGGTGCGTTGAGGCTGTCGCGGGCGCGCTGTATTTCGCGGTCGTATAACGATGCGTGCTCAAGCTGGCGGCGGTGAATCTCACGCGCGGTGCCCGGCAGGGTAGCGATGAGTGCTTCCTCGCCGCCCTTGAGTTGCTGCGCGTAGCCGGTGGCGGCATCGTGGTCTGCGGCTTGGCGGGCAAGCCAGCACGCGAGCGCGAGCCCGTAGCGTGTGGGGAGCCAGCGTGTTGCGTTGTCCTCGAAGGATTGTTGGGTGAGCACGTTGAGGATAGGCCACACGAATTCGGTGTCTTCATACACCACAGCCAGCTGGAAAGCGGCCCACACGAGGCTATCGAGGTGGGATCCAGCACGAGTGTTGATGCCGGGTGCCACACGCAGCGCAGCACTGAGCAACTGCGCGTCCTTGCGGTGGGCCTTGGCGGCCTCAACGAGTGCGGCTTCCGCGGAACCTTCCTCGACAGGCACCGCCAACAGCTCATCGATTCCGGGGCCCAGGTTGCGTTCGGTGAAAACCCGGATGGTCGAATTGATCGCCACGGTTGCACGCGAGCCGTCTTCCAGCACCACATCCACGTAGGCGTCAGTCCCGAAGGAGTCCTTCACGACCCTCGCGGACTGGACCGGCTCCGAAGGCAGGCCGGAACGGTGCATGAAACGGTCACCCTTGGTGATATTGCGGGCGGGGATCGCTTGGCGGTGCCGCGGGAAACGCCCATCGAAATGCACGGTTGCCGCATGGGATGGGGACCCCGCCTGCGCTTGCGCCGCCGCCTGCGTTTGGGCCGTCTGCGCCTGCGCCGTTGATTGTGTTTGGCTCACCGTCCCCACCCCACGTAGGCGAGCGCTTGGTGGATGATCTGCCCACGGCCTCCGGTGAATTCGGCTTGAACGCTTTCTGAGAGGGCCTCTTCTGGGGTCAGCCAGGACAGTTCGAGCGCGTCTTGGCGTGGGTTGCACTCGCCTTGCACCGGAATCACGTAGGTGAGTGCGACGGCGTGCTGCCGTTCGTCGGTGAGCCCGGTTTCGGAGGGGGACGGGAAGTATTCCGCAACCGAGAACGGGGTGAGCGAGGCTGGCAACGACGGCATCGCAAGCGGGCCGAGGTCCTTTTCGAGGTTGCGCATCAAGGCCGCGCGGATCGTCTCGCGGTACATGACACGGCCGGAGACGAAGGTCCGCTCGAACTGGCCTTCATCCGTGGTCGTGTAGAGCAGGCCGACCTCGGAAACGTATCCCATCGGGTCCACACGCACGGGGATCGCTTGCACGTAGACGATCGGTAGCCGGCGTCGGGCCTCGTACAGGTCCTCTTCTGATAGCCAGCCTGGGTTTGGGTCCGGGGTCCGTACAGCGCTCATAGTCTTTGTCTACCTCACTGTGTGTCTGGTTGCCAGCCTCGCCCGGGGCATTGTCGCTTTGTTCTCAAACAGCGTGAGAGCGTAGCCGTGCGTTTTCGCTAGCGCATCCCGAGCCAGTAAGCCTCCGATGCGGGGCTATTTTCAACGCGCACGCGCAACGAACGTGCGGCCACGGCCGCCCAGTGCGGGTTGCGCAGGGCCTCACGCCCGATGCTGGTGGCGTCGGCTTGGCCGCTGGCGACGATCGTTTCGGCTTGGGCGGGTTCGGTGATGAGCCCTACCGTGCTAACCACGGCCTGTTCGGCCGGTAACGCTTGGCGTAGCACAGCTGCTAACTGAACCTGGTAGCCGGCCCCGACCGGGATGACTTTAGGGTCCGGATGGATCCCGCCGGATGAGATGTCAAACCACGTCACACCGGCGTCCTCCAGCAGCCGGCGGGCGAGTTCGAGCGTGTCCTGTAGCGTCACGCCGCCTTCGACCCAGTCGGTTGCGGACAAGCGGATCCCCAGAGGCTTGTGCGCAGGCCACACGTCACGCACCGCGGATGCGACCTCGAGTGCGAACCGTGCCCGGTCGCGGCCGTATTCATCCTCACGTTGATTGGTCAGCGGCGAGAAGAACTCGTGGATCAGGTAGCCGTGCGCCCCGTGGATCTGCACCGCGTCATAGCCGGCTTGATCCGCGCGGCGTGCTGCTTCACGGAACGCGGCGATAACCTCTTGGATGTCCTCAGCGGTCATCTCGCGAGGGGTGAACAGGCCGGGCTGGATCGGTTCAGAACCGGGCGCGATGACCTCCCATGCGCGGTCCTCACCCAGGGTCCCGCGGGGCTCGTCACGCAAGTTGGGGTAGGTTGCGGCTTTACCGCCCGCGTGCCCCAGCTGAACCGCTGCGGCCGCGCCTTGAGCGCGCATGAACTCCGCCATCGTGCGGTGGCCTTCGATCTGTTCATCCGACCACAGCCCGAGGTCCTGATCAGAGATCCGTCCGCGTGCCTCGACCGCCGTGGATTCGACCGTGACGAGGCCGAAACCGCCGGTCGCGAACGCGCCGTAATGCACCAGGTGCCACGGCTGCGGAACCCCGGTGCGAGGCGCGTAGTACTGGCACATCGGTGAGACAAACGCGCGGTTGCGTAGAGTGAGCCCCGCACCGTGCGGGGCGGGGATGGTCAGCTCGGTGAACAGTGTGGATGCCACGGCACTCCTTCGACAACTGATGAACGGTTGGCAGGGGCAAGGCTGGTACAGGCTCGGGGTTGGTACAGACCCCGGCGGGCGTAAGGGTTTCAGCGGGTGTGAGGGGTCCAGCATGGTACAGGCCTGGCGCATGTAGACCTCGCGGGTGCGTAGGCCTAGCGTGGGAGGTAGATCTTCGCGAAGTTCGCCAGGATACGGTGCGCTGCGGTCACGTCCGCGTTGCGTGCCAGGTGAGCGATCGCATCGAAATCTTCCGGATCGAAATAGCCGTTTTCACGGTAGGCCTCGATGCGGCCGATGAGTCCGTCCGGGTCCAGTTCGGGGTGGAACTGGGTCGCATAAATGTTGTTCTTGAGCTTATACATCTGGACCGGTGCGGGGTCCGATGTGGCAAGCAACACCGCCTCGGCCGGCAGCTTGGTCGTGGACTCCTTGTGGCCTACGAACGCATCGAAATGCGGGTCAACGCCAGAAAGTACGGGGTCAGCGATACCTTCCGGAGTGAGGCTGATGTGGGAGATGCCCGCAGGTTCTGAATACGTGCGGTCAACCACCGCGCCGGAGGCCAACCCGAGCACACCCACCCCGTAACACAAACCAAGGAACGGGAGGTCTTTCTCGATCACGACCCCCAGCACTCGCGCGAGTTCTTCCTCAACACGGATCTGGGTTTCGCTTCGATCAACATCGGTTGAGGTGAATGGGCTCCCGCCAAGAACCAGAGCCGAATAGCGTTGATGCCACGTGTTCTCAAAACCGGCCGGTAGCGGCGCGGCTTCAAGCCGGAACCGTTCAACATCGCCCGCTTCAAGTCCGGACAGCCGCACGAACGCCTCGTATTCGGCGTCCGCCAAGGCGTCTTCCGGGCGGGTCTGCAACAGCAGGAATGGTGCGCTCATCAGCCCATCCTTTCACGTATGAGATCAAGCAGGCGCGGCGCCGACGCGAAGCCGTGCCAGGCTAGCGAGTGAGCCAGGCTAGCCGGCGGCCAGGCTCGATACTGCGACGCAGGTTCGCGCGTTAGCTGCTGCGGCGCAGGTTGGCGTCGATGGCTGCTTCTTTGACTCGGATGTCGTTGCGTCGCGTGGTCGCTGCGATCAGCGTACATGCTGCCGCGAGCCCTGCCACCAGGATGAGCCCTACATGGAAACCCAACGTAACGATGTGGGCGATGATGAGCCACGCCGCACCCCAACCGAAGGCAACCGGCGCCCACAGGCGCCCACGTTCCGTGAATGAGGCGAGGAACACGGGGATGCACGCTACAGCGAGGGTCGCTGGCGCCCAGAGCGCTTGCGGTGGCAGCGACCATCCGGCCGCGGTTGCGGCCGCGCTTGCGGTCCATGCGGCCATGAAGGCGCCGGCGCCGAGGCTCAGCTCAGTGGGGAGGTCGGTTTCGTAATACTCACGATGCGTGCGCGCGGTGAGCAGGTTGAGCCGCCGCACTGCTTCCGCGGCCAGAGCGGTCCACAGGACCGCACAGACGGCGGCAAGCCACCACAAACCCGCCATCGCGGAGCCGACCCAGCCGGCCAGCGCCGCCGAGGTCACAGCCGTTAACCAGCCTGTGCTGCGTTGGCGGCGGGCTGAATGTTGATTGCGTTTCCATGAGAAAGCGCTCGCGGTGAGGAGCCCTAAAGCAGCAACCGGAACCAGAGCTATACCTGGAACCAGCGGCGCGAGTTCAACACGCGCATCGGCATGCGTTATGAGTCCAGCCGGCACTCCTTTGCTGAAGAGCGCGAGGCTCGCCACGAAAGCGACGAGTGAGACAACCGTTGCCGTGATGCGCCGGAACAGATCGTGCGGGCGTGGCTCAGGCGCTGGCGAAAACTCTGGCAGGTTATACGGCAACACAACAGTCTGCGGGGCCTGCTCCTGTGCAGTCGTTGATGCCGGCCTGCGGGACACCGCGATGGGGACATACTCGGTCGGTGAATAGTCCGGGTCATTGTGGCGCTCGTTCTGCAGGCGCAAGGCCTCACGGGCCTCCCACACGCTCTCCTCGAGGGTCAACTCACGCGGTGCTTCCTCGACCGCCTCAGGTTCCTCGAGCTCTTCAGATTCCGCCGCGATCTCGTCCGGTTCATCAATCGCCTCTGGCGTAGAGGGAACGTCCGCCTCTGGCGTAGCCGGGACGTCTGGCGCTGGAGGAACGCCCAGCGCAGGTGGAACGCCCAGGGCTGGAGGGCCGTCTGGGGCAGCAGGTGCTTCAGGTGCTTCGTCCGTCTTTTTGCTGCTCCGTTCGCGGGAAGCCTGTGCCGCAGCGGCGCGACGTTCGGTTTCGGCGTTCGTGTCATCCACATCGAACGGTTCATCACGTTCAGGGAAACGCAACGTCTCAGGCCGGATCTGAGCCGGAAAATAGAGGGTCTCGCCGTAGCCTTCTACGTTCTCGTCCGCGCGCCCACCCTGGCCCTCGCCGGAATCCTGGGCGCCAGAACTGTCCCGAGCAGACTCAACCTGCTCATCAGAGCGGTCACTTTTCTTCACGGGATTGTTCCAACGGGACGGAAGCTGCACTAACGGCTCCTCGAAGTCGACGGCGGCGTTTGTGCGTCCACACGAGGGGGACTACCCCCAAAACACTACCGATAATCATGCCTAGAATCGCGGAACTCCACGCCGGCAACCCCAGAAGCGAGTGCAGAATTCCGCCAAGGGTAATCATATATAAGACCCACAAGGTGGAGCCCACACATGAAGACCACCACACCAGGGACCACCGTAGTTTCGACAAGCCCGCGC
The Pseudoglutamicibacter albus DNA segment above includes these coding regions:
- a CDS encoding queuosine precursor transporter; translated protein: MPTRPETNPANETNPASDTNAAQDAVFASPVTEATRERRAVFASTGSRFYPTILALMGLVFVLSNIGASKGVELFGLVTDGGFFLFPLAYILGDVVSEVYGWKASRRAIITTFIFGALAVLTFQAIIALPAASFYEGQEALAATLGPVWQIVLASLLGFMAGQLSNALIIVWLKRRHGERGLLLRILGSSGVGEALDTLIFCSIAAPVIGIDSFGVFLQYFVIGFCWKLGVEVVFSPVTVVVIKLVKRYEPSYPKNNDVTAA
- the tgt gene encoding tRNA guanosine(34) transglycosylase Tgt; translation: MANGRGRTGVIRTPHGDIATPAFVVVGTKATVKAVLPRDVKELGAQTVLSNAYHLYLQPGHEIVDAAGGLGNFMGWDGPTFTDSGGFQVMSLGSGFKKVIDMGSDGAAVGGGADDAVAPGHERMANVDDDGVWFTSHINGDKHRFTPEISMRVQHGLGADIMFAFDELTTLHNSRRYQIESLERTRRWAERCIIEHFRLTDERAHRPYQALFGVIQGAQYEDLRRQACQDLAAMPFDGFGIGGALEKEHLGTIVGWCAEELPENKPRHLLGISEPDDVLWAIENGADTFDCVSPTRVARNSAFYTDYGRYNLSNRRFREDFRPLQPGCECATCTTYTRAYIHHLYKAKEMLSHTLISIHNLAFTVRLVDRAREAIENGTYEAYKHTVLSNYYGGHGSPDGPAS
- a CDS encoding hydroxymethylpyrimidine/phosphomethylpyrimidine kinase; translated protein: MSFENPPIVLTIAGSEATGGAGAQADLKTFQELGVFGIAGLTCIVSFDPKDDWNHRFVPIDPQVIADQLEASQTSYEGKLRTVKLGMMGTPQTIETVAGALERQEWDNVVLDPVLICKGQEPGAALDTDQALIAKLLPKATFVTPNLFEASTLAGFEVTDIEGLKKAAQVIHEKSGAAVLAKGGVRMDGPDAVDVFYNGGEFEVLATPKVGDHAVSGAGCSLAAAVAALLARGRSPLDAAREAKDFVTRGIHQRVSSQLPFDALWQGGLR
- a CDS encoding S8 family peptidase, giving the protein MKNSKTRRVARGAAALAVGAALTMGSIPAANASSFMNPAAKSDSLSQSKDKVDKNKLKPSDLDLDKLAKLKIQGSLADMEGQASVYVQFTGKGAYELSQPVQVRTGKKRPVKNVAKVRQVRKEIQSKADSAAQQSQSKVLYKTTNALPGVALQGEASRLRDLAKRDDVVKISAIIPKTRENKGTVIDTGAVQAWAAQHQTGKGVTIAVIDSGVDYTHAAFGGPGTKEAYKEAKASNDMPSAKSGLYDPKKYKGGWDLVGDDYNAASFFSWPQPDSNPLDCEIGGHGTHVAGTAAGYGVDKDGKTFRGDYQSLNDDLVNAMRIGPGAAPEAGIVGLRVFGCEGSTNVVGEALDRVLDPNGDGDFSDRAQIVNMSLGSTNSPADDPEADMVNALTDQGILTVIASGNSGDITDIGGAPGVAASALTVANSVGSQAAADAITVTKPKNLAKDYPGQLSGSYPWEKPESGQVVVPKAGPKTTGCSALTGDDSLKGKWVWLHWSDDPTGETFECGSKARFDNATAAGAKGIVLDAPNEVFSAGIAGNSKIPGVQLTKSGSEALLDAAKKGELEVTVDPDKTSSMSINTNALDTLAASSSRGLHGSDSVVKPDIAAPGTSIPSAGVAMGNGALTMTGTSMATPYTAGVAALVAANGNYSPTEIKNIVMNTAAADIKKGKNIYSPNRVGSGRVMADAALKTPVIAYDKDRKDLVSANFGVVEVVKDTDSVTKTIEVRNLTTRAQTYNVAYKGATQQKGVKVSLDKDRVSVPSKGVAHVKVTVSFDKNAMTRTMDPTMDAMQMDLPRAYVADTTGRVEFTSSTQPTLRVPVTSAPKPAGNATAQLAKVRGDRGTVRFRGADADSGSRNEAFISKAALLELGATSDRQGKELDKVPGGREMDLQYVGATTTAPVTGLDDAVLGIGISTWGNWARMSTATEFNIELDIDGDGKADYEMFNTRINTLDLDLVATVHSDTGKDIDLRPVNDLVGNQDPATFDSNVAVFPVALKELGLTKDEASKLRYKVSSWSRYNVDEDGRLAAVDETDWIEFDATKPAIANRTDGLLVTSVQGSAAPVLVNDAAKDLLVLHLNNRTGNLKGGNDKQKGSRAQVIPGK
- a CDS encoding HAD family hydrolase, which gives rise to MSNQVPAAVLWDMDGTLIDSDPLWGRAEISLMQRAGAPWTQQDVEDFVGASLPTAAAKMRDAGLDLSVRQIIDHLITAVAAGVREHGIPWRPGARELLEALSEAGVPQALVTMSETPLSSAFIEVLGHNPFQAIVTGDTVHPHKPEPEPYLQGLRLLREATGLELPAERVIAIEDSTPGTTSAVNAGLATLGIPHTAAITGRDGLIIRETLTGMTPARLAEIIALVHATAN